A genome region from Ctenopharyngodon idella isolate HZGC_01 chromosome 5, HZGC01, whole genome shotgun sequence includes the following:
- the tpcn1 gene encoding two pore channel protein 1 isoform X2 gives MADGDDDVPLILTWDEASSGLLEEDENGAGNYDIVNNVVIPTPGAPDPRAQNSLRESWEMNYQEAAIYLQEGENNDKFFTHPRSPHALSAYLFAHNHLFYVMELLTAVLLMLLSLSEAPAVPFLRLDVYIHATLELLALALVAFELGMKLRWLGFRTFIQHKRTMVKTCVLFIQFIEAIVVLVRQTSHLRVTRALRPIFLVDCRYCGAVRRNLRQIFQSLPPFIDILLLLLFFMVIFAILGFCLFSANPADPYFSTLENSIVSLFVLLTTANFPDVMMPAYSKNRWSCIFFIVYLSIELYFIMNLLLAVVFDTFNGVEKMKFKSLLLHKRSAIEHAFQLLVSRQRPDGVSLKQFDGLMRFYRPRMIARDRFLTFKALNYSGATMLSLQEFYKFYEVIGLKWKARRSGEYWFDDLPRTAFLIFKGINLLVKSKAFQYAMYLVVAINGIWILVETNMLNDGVSWTHVVPWSYIVFLTIYGIEVLLKITGLGPMTYFSSGWNLFDFSVTVFAFLGLIALAFDMEPFYFIVVLRPLQLLRLFKIKQRYRNVLDTMFELFPRMASLGLTLIIFYYSFAIVGMEFFAGVVYPNCCSNSTVADSYRQINVTIGNRTVLEEGYYYLNNFNNILSSFVTLFELTVVNNWYITMEGVTSETTHWTRLYFMTFYIVTMVVMTIIVAFILDAFVFRMNYSRKNREPLDDPEDEKGIVFETEVSQTEALQTLDLYKHTLGVTNLSSLQEMCVTLERSGHSSLVFQGRRSRTKSDLSIKMYEEEIQEWYEEYSRTNLQPDEAFHRELDSPEANASNSIN, from the exons ATGGCGGACGGGGACGACGATGTGCCGCTGATTCTGACCTGGGACGAAGCAAGCAGCGGGCTGCTGGAGGAAGATGAGA ATGGGGCAGGAAATTATGATATTGTGAATAATGTTGTCATTCCGACCCCAGGAGCACCAGACCCCAGGGCCCAGAATTCTTTGCGGGAGAGTTGGGAAATGAACTACCAGGAAGCAGCAATATACCTGCAG GAAGGAGAGAATAATGACAAGTTTTTCACTCATCCACGAAGTCCCCACGCGCTTAGCGCCTACCTGTTTGCTCACAATCACCTTTTCTATGTGATGGAGCTGCTGACTGCGGTGTTACTCATGCTTCTGTCCCTCTCAGAGGCCCCTGCCGTCCCATTCCTCCGCTTGGACGTCTAT ATTCACGCGACACTGGAGTTATTGGCATTGGCGTTGGTGGCATTTGAGTTGGGCATGAAGCTCCGATGGCTTGGCTTTCGCACGTTTATACAGCATAAAAGGACCATGGTGAAG ACGTGTGTCCTGTTTATTCAGTTCATCGAGGCGATTGTTGTCTTAGTCCGGCAGACATCTCACCTGCGTGTGACGAGAGCCCTGCGGCCGATCTTTTTGGTGGACTGCCGTTACTGTGGAGCCGTTCGCag AAACCTGAGGCAGATATTTCAGTCTCTTCCTCCCTTCATTGATATTCTTCTGCTGTTACTTTTCTTCATGGTCATCTTTGCCATCCTGGGATTTTGCTTGTTCTCAGCCAACCCAGCTGACCCG TATTTTAGCACACTTGAGAACAGCATTGTGAGTCTGTTCGTCCTTCTGACCACTGCAAA TTTTCCAGATGTGATGATGCCAGCATATTCAAAGAATCGTTggtcatgcattttttttattgtgtatcTGTCCATCGAGCTCTACTTCATCATGAATCTG CTCCTGGCGGTAGTTTTTGACACCTTTAATGGAGTCGAGAAGATGAAATTCAAATCTCTGCTTTTACACAAGCGATCCGCCATCGAGCACGCCTTCCAGCTGCTGGTTAGTCGGCAG AGACCAGATGGAGTGTCTTTGAAGCAGTTTGATGGACTGATGCGATTCTATCGTCCACGAATGATAGCACGGGATCGTTTTCTCACCTTCAAAGCCCTCAACTATTCAGGCGCAACCATGCtgag TCTCCAGGAATTTTATAAGTTTTATGAAGTGATTGGGCTCAAATGGAAG gcTCGACGCAGTGGGGAGTACTGGTTTGATGATCTTCCTCGCACAGCATTCCTCATTTTTAAAG GAATCAATTTACTTGTGAAATCCAAAGCTTTTCAATATGCAATGT ATCTGGTAGTAGCAATTAATGGCATCTGGATTCTAGTGGAGACAAACATGTTAAATG ATGGTGTCTCATGGACTCATGTTGTCCCCTGGAGCTACATTGTTTTCCTCACAA TTTATGGAATTGAGGTCTTGTTGAAGATCACAGGCCTTGGTCCAATGACATATTTCAGCTCAGGATGGAACCT CTTTGATTTCTCAGTAACAGTATTTGCCTTTCTGGGATTGATTGCTCTGGCCTTTGACATGGAGCCGTTCTACTTCATTGTGGTTTTGAGACCTCTTCAGCTCCTCCG attgtttaaaattaaacagCGCTATCGGAACGTTCTGGACACAATGTTTGAACTGTTCCCGCGTATGGCCAG tCTAGGTCTGACTCTGATTATCTTCTATTATTCTTTTGCCATCGTTGGAATGGAGTTTTTTGCTGGGGTTGTTTATCCGAACTGCTGCAG CAATAGCACAGTTGCTGACTCGTATCGCCAGATAAATGTGACCATTGGCAACCGAACAGTGCTAGAAGAGGGATATTACTATCTCAATAACTTCAATAACATCCTAAGCAGCTTTG TCACTCTTTTTGAGCTAACAGTGGTGAACAACTGGTACATCACTATG GAAGGTGTGACATCAGAAACTACTCACTGGACTCGCCTTTATTTCATGACCTTTTACATTGTCACCATG GTTGTCATGACGATAATCGTAGCCTTCATACTGGATGCATTTGTCTTCAGGATGAACTACAGTCGGAAGAATAGAGAGCCACTAGACGACCCAGAAG aTGAAAAGGGGATTGTATTTGAGACAGAGGTGTCCCAGACTGAAGCTCTACAGACTCTGGACTTGTATAAACACACACTGGGCGTCACCAACCTAAGCTCACTGCAGGAAATGTGTGTGACTCTGGAGCGGAGCGGG CACTCCTCATTAGTATTTCAGGGTCGAAGGTCACGTACCAAGAGTGACCTCAGCATAAAGATGTACGAGGAGGAGATTCAG GAATGGTACGAGGAATATTCCAGAACAAATCTTCAGCCTGACGAGGCATTCCACAGAGAACTGGACAGCCCTGAAGCCAATGCCTCAAACAGCATTAACTAA
- the tpcn1 gene encoding two pore channel protein 1 isoform X1, whose protein sequence is MGPITGAAMEISGTVDNMTGLTHDRPVQMSSFCQQFASVDGAGNYDIVNNVVIPTPGAPDPRAQNSLRESWEMNYQEAAIYLQEGENNDKFFTHPRSPHALSAYLFAHNHLFYVMELLTAVLLMLLSLSEAPAVPFLRLDVYIHATLELLALALVAFELGMKLRWLGFRTFIQHKRTMVKTCVLFIQFIEAIVVLVRQTSHLRVTRALRPIFLVDCRYCGAVRRNLRQIFQSLPPFIDILLLLLFFMVIFAILGFCLFSANPADPYFSTLENSIVSLFVLLTTANFPDVMMPAYSKNRWSCIFFIVYLSIELYFIMNLLLAVVFDTFNGVEKMKFKSLLLHKRSAIEHAFQLLVSRQRPDGVSLKQFDGLMRFYRPRMIARDRFLTFKALNYSGATMLSLQEFYKFYEVIGLKWKARRSGEYWFDDLPRTAFLIFKGINLLVKSKAFQYAMYLVVAINGIWILVETNMLNDGVSWTHVVPWSYIVFLTIYGIEVLLKITGLGPMTYFSSGWNLFDFSVTVFAFLGLIALAFDMEPFYFIVVLRPLQLLRLFKIKQRYRNVLDTMFELFPRMASLGLTLIIFYYSFAIVGMEFFAGVVYPNCCSNSTVADSYRQINVTIGNRTVLEEGYYYLNNFNNILSSFVTLFELTVVNNWYITMEGVTSETTHWTRLYFMTFYIVTMVVMTIIVAFILDAFVFRMNYSRKNREPLDDPEDEKGIVFETEVSQTEALQTLDLYKHTLGVTNLSSLQEMCVTLERSGHSSLVFQGRRSRTKSDLSIKMYEEEIQEWYEEYSRTNLQPDEAFHRELDSPEANASNSIN, encoded by the exons ATGGGGCCGATCACAGGGGCTGCCATGGAAATCAGTGGTACAGTTGACAACATGACTGGACTAACACATGATAGGCCAGTCCAAATGTCCTCTTTCTGCCAGCAGTTTGCGTCTGTCG ATGGGGCAGGAAATTATGATATTGTGAATAATGTTGTCATTCCGACCCCAGGAGCACCAGACCCCAGGGCCCAGAATTCTTTGCGGGAGAGTTGGGAAATGAACTACCAGGAAGCAGCAATATACCTGCAG GAAGGAGAGAATAATGACAAGTTTTTCACTCATCCACGAAGTCCCCACGCGCTTAGCGCCTACCTGTTTGCTCACAATCACCTTTTCTATGTGATGGAGCTGCTGACTGCGGTGTTACTCATGCTTCTGTCCCTCTCAGAGGCCCCTGCCGTCCCATTCCTCCGCTTGGACGTCTAT ATTCACGCGACACTGGAGTTATTGGCATTGGCGTTGGTGGCATTTGAGTTGGGCATGAAGCTCCGATGGCTTGGCTTTCGCACGTTTATACAGCATAAAAGGACCATGGTGAAG ACGTGTGTCCTGTTTATTCAGTTCATCGAGGCGATTGTTGTCTTAGTCCGGCAGACATCTCACCTGCGTGTGACGAGAGCCCTGCGGCCGATCTTTTTGGTGGACTGCCGTTACTGTGGAGCCGTTCGCag AAACCTGAGGCAGATATTTCAGTCTCTTCCTCCCTTCATTGATATTCTTCTGCTGTTACTTTTCTTCATGGTCATCTTTGCCATCCTGGGATTTTGCTTGTTCTCAGCCAACCCAGCTGACCCG TATTTTAGCACACTTGAGAACAGCATTGTGAGTCTGTTCGTCCTTCTGACCACTGCAAA TTTTCCAGATGTGATGATGCCAGCATATTCAAAGAATCGTTggtcatgcattttttttattgtgtatcTGTCCATCGAGCTCTACTTCATCATGAATCTG CTCCTGGCGGTAGTTTTTGACACCTTTAATGGAGTCGAGAAGATGAAATTCAAATCTCTGCTTTTACACAAGCGATCCGCCATCGAGCACGCCTTCCAGCTGCTGGTTAGTCGGCAG AGACCAGATGGAGTGTCTTTGAAGCAGTTTGATGGACTGATGCGATTCTATCGTCCACGAATGATAGCACGGGATCGTTTTCTCACCTTCAAAGCCCTCAACTATTCAGGCGCAACCATGCtgag TCTCCAGGAATTTTATAAGTTTTATGAAGTGATTGGGCTCAAATGGAAG gcTCGACGCAGTGGGGAGTACTGGTTTGATGATCTTCCTCGCACAGCATTCCTCATTTTTAAAG GAATCAATTTACTTGTGAAATCCAAAGCTTTTCAATATGCAATGT ATCTGGTAGTAGCAATTAATGGCATCTGGATTCTAGTGGAGACAAACATGTTAAATG ATGGTGTCTCATGGACTCATGTTGTCCCCTGGAGCTACATTGTTTTCCTCACAA TTTATGGAATTGAGGTCTTGTTGAAGATCACAGGCCTTGGTCCAATGACATATTTCAGCTCAGGATGGAACCT CTTTGATTTCTCAGTAACAGTATTTGCCTTTCTGGGATTGATTGCTCTGGCCTTTGACATGGAGCCGTTCTACTTCATTGTGGTTTTGAGACCTCTTCAGCTCCTCCG attgtttaaaattaaacagCGCTATCGGAACGTTCTGGACACAATGTTTGAACTGTTCCCGCGTATGGCCAG tCTAGGTCTGACTCTGATTATCTTCTATTATTCTTTTGCCATCGTTGGAATGGAGTTTTTTGCTGGGGTTGTTTATCCGAACTGCTGCAG CAATAGCACAGTTGCTGACTCGTATCGCCAGATAAATGTGACCATTGGCAACCGAACAGTGCTAGAAGAGGGATATTACTATCTCAATAACTTCAATAACATCCTAAGCAGCTTTG TCACTCTTTTTGAGCTAACAGTGGTGAACAACTGGTACATCACTATG GAAGGTGTGACATCAGAAACTACTCACTGGACTCGCCTTTATTTCATGACCTTTTACATTGTCACCATG GTTGTCATGACGATAATCGTAGCCTTCATACTGGATGCATTTGTCTTCAGGATGAACTACAGTCGGAAGAATAGAGAGCCACTAGACGACCCAGAAG aTGAAAAGGGGATTGTATTTGAGACAGAGGTGTCCCAGACTGAAGCTCTACAGACTCTGGACTTGTATAAACACACACTGGGCGTCACCAACCTAAGCTCACTGCAGGAAATGTGTGTGACTCTGGAGCGGAGCGGG CACTCCTCATTAGTATTTCAGGGTCGAAGGTCACGTACCAAGAGTGACCTCAGCATAAAGATGTACGAGGAGGAGATTCAG GAATGGTACGAGGAATATTCCAGAACAAATCTTCAGCCTGACGAGGCATTCCACAGAGAACTGGACAGCCCTGAAGCCAATGCCTCAAACAGCATTAACTAA
- the tpcn1 gene encoding two pore channel protein 1 isoform X4 → MNYQEAAIYLQEGENNDKFFTHPRSPHALSAYLFAHNHLFYVMELLTAVLLMLLSLSEAPAVPFLRLDVYIHATLELLALALVAFELGMKLRWLGFRTFIQHKRTMVKTCVLFIQFIEAIVVLVRQTSHLRVTRALRPIFLVDCRYCGAVRRNLRQIFQSLPPFIDILLLLLFFMVIFAILGFCLFSANPADPYFSTLENSIVSLFVLLTTANFPDVMMPAYSKNRWSCIFFIVYLSIELYFIMNLLLAVVFDTFNGVEKMKFKSLLLHKRSAIEHAFQLLVSRQRPDGVSLKQFDGLMRFYRPRMIARDRFLTFKALNYSGATMLSLQEFYKFYEVIGLKWKARRSGEYWFDDLPRTAFLIFKGINLLVKSKAFQYAMYLVVAINGIWILVETNMLNDGVSWTHVVPWSYIVFLTIYGIEVLLKITGLGPMTYFSSGWNLFDFSVTVFAFLGLIALAFDMEPFYFIVVLRPLQLLRLFKIKQRYRNVLDTMFELFPRMASLGLTLIIFYYSFAIVGMEFFAGVVYPNCCSNSTVADSYRQINVTIGNRTVLEEGYYYLNNFNNILSSFVTLFELTVVNNWYITMEGVTSETTHWTRLYFMTFYIVTMVVMTIIVAFILDAFVFRMNYSRKNREPLDDPEDEKGIVFETEVSQTEALQTLDLYKHTLGVTNLSSLQEMCVTLERSGHSSLVFQGRRSRTKSDLSIKMYEEEIQEWYEEYSRTNLQPDEAFHRELDSPEANASNSIN, encoded by the exons ATGAACTACCAGGAAGCAGCAATATACCTGCAG GAAGGAGAGAATAATGACAAGTTTTTCACTCATCCACGAAGTCCCCACGCGCTTAGCGCCTACCTGTTTGCTCACAATCACCTTTTCTATGTGATGGAGCTGCTGACTGCGGTGTTACTCATGCTTCTGTCCCTCTCAGAGGCCCCTGCCGTCCCATTCCTCCGCTTGGACGTCTAT ATTCACGCGACACTGGAGTTATTGGCATTGGCGTTGGTGGCATTTGAGTTGGGCATGAAGCTCCGATGGCTTGGCTTTCGCACGTTTATACAGCATAAAAGGACCATGGTGAAG ACGTGTGTCCTGTTTATTCAGTTCATCGAGGCGATTGTTGTCTTAGTCCGGCAGACATCTCACCTGCGTGTGACGAGAGCCCTGCGGCCGATCTTTTTGGTGGACTGCCGTTACTGTGGAGCCGTTCGCag AAACCTGAGGCAGATATTTCAGTCTCTTCCTCCCTTCATTGATATTCTTCTGCTGTTACTTTTCTTCATGGTCATCTTTGCCATCCTGGGATTTTGCTTGTTCTCAGCCAACCCAGCTGACCCG TATTTTAGCACACTTGAGAACAGCATTGTGAGTCTGTTCGTCCTTCTGACCACTGCAAA TTTTCCAGATGTGATGATGCCAGCATATTCAAAGAATCGTTggtcatgcattttttttattgtgtatcTGTCCATCGAGCTCTACTTCATCATGAATCTG CTCCTGGCGGTAGTTTTTGACACCTTTAATGGAGTCGAGAAGATGAAATTCAAATCTCTGCTTTTACACAAGCGATCCGCCATCGAGCACGCCTTCCAGCTGCTGGTTAGTCGGCAG AGACCAGATGGAGTGTCTTTGAAGCAGTTTGATGGACTGATGCGATTCTATCGTCCACGAATGATAGCACGGGATCGTTTTCTCACCTTCAAAGCCCTCAACTATTCAGGCGCAACCATGCtgag TCTCCAGGAATTTTATAAGTTTTATGAAGTGATTGGGCTCAAATGGAAG gcTCGACGCAGTGGGGAGTACTGGTTTGATGATCTTCCTCGCACAGCATTCCTCATTTTTAAAG GAATCAATTTACTTGTGAAATCCAAAGCTTTTCAATATGCAATGT ATCTGGTAGTAGCAATTAATGGCATCTGGATTCTAGTGGAGACAAACATGTTAAATG ATGGTGTCTCATGGACTCATGTTGTCCCCTGGAGCTACATTGTTTTCCTCACAA TTTATGGAATTGAGGTCTTGTTGAAGATCACAGGCCTTGGTCCAATGACATATTTCAGCTCAGGATGGAACCT CTTTGATTTCTCAGTAACAGTATTTGCCTTTCTGGGATTGATTGCTCTGGCCTTTGACATGGAGCCGTTCTACTTCATTGTGGTTTTGAGACCTCTTCAGCTCCTCCG attgtttaaaattaaacagCGCTATCGGAACGTTCTGGACACAATGTTTGAACTGTTCCCGCGTATGGCCAG tCTAGGTCTGACTCTGATTATCTTCTATTATTCTTTTGCCATCGTTGGAATGGAGTTTTTTGCTGGGGTTGTTTATCCGAACTGCTGCAG CAATAGCACAGTTGCTGACTCGTATCGCCAGATAAATGTGACCATTGGCAACCGAACAGTGCTAGAAGAGGGATATTACTATCTCAATAACTTCAATAACATCCTAAGCAGCTTTG TCACTCTTTTTGAGCTAACAGTGGTGAACAACTGGTACATCACTATG GAAGGTGTGACATCAGAAACTACTCACTGGACTCGCCTTTATTTCATGACCTTTTACATTGTCACCATG GTTGTCATGACGATAATCGTAGCCTTCATACTGGATGCATTTGTCTTCAGGATGAACTACAGTCGGAAGAATAGAGAGCCACTAGACGACCCAGAAG aTGAAAAGGGGATTGTATTTGAGACAGAGGTGTCCCAGACTGAAGCTCTACAGACTCTGGACTTGTATAAACACACACTGGGCGTCACCAACCTAAGCTCACTGCAGGAAATGTGTGTGACTCTGGAGCGGAGCGGG CACTCCTCATTAGTATTTCAGGGTCGAAGGTCACGTACCAAGAGTGACCTCAGCATAAAGATGTACGAGGAGGAGATTCAG GAATGGTACGAGGAATATTCCAGAACAAATCTTCAGCCTGACGAGGCATTCCACAGAGAACTGGACAGCCCTGAAGCCAATGCCTCAAACAGCATTAACTAA
- the tpcn1 gene encoding two pore channel protein 1 isoform X3, with translation MADGDDDVPLILTWDEASSGLLEEDERAPDPRAQNSLRESWEMNYQEAAIYLQEGENNDKFFTHPRSPHALSAYLFAHNHLFYVMELLTAVLLMLLSLSEAPAVPFLRLDVYIHATLELLALALVAFELGMKLRWLGFRTFIQHKRTMVKTCVLFIQFIEAIVVLVRQTSHLRVTRALRPIFLVDCRYCGAVRRNLRQIFQSLPPFIDILLLLLFFMVIFAILGFCLFSANPADPYFSTLENSIVSLFVLLTTANFPDVMMPAYSKNRWSCIFFIVYLSIELYFIMNLLLAVVFDTFNGVEKMKFKSLLLHKRSAIEHAFQLLVSRQRPDGVSLKQFDGLMRFYRPRMIARDRFLTFKALNYSGATMLSLQEFYKFYEVIGLKWKARRSGEYWFDDLPRTAFLIFKGINLLVKSKAFQYAMYLVVAINGIWILVETNMLNDGVSWTHVVPWSYIVFLTIYGIEVLLKITGLGPMTYFSSGWNLFDFSVTVFAFLGLIALAFDMEPFYFIVVLRPLQLLRLFKIKQRYRNVLDTMFELFPRMASLGLTLIIFYYSFAIVGMEFFAGVVYPNCCSNSTVADSYRQINVTIGNRTVLEEGYYYLNNFNNILSSFVTLFELTVVNNWYITMEGVTSETTHWTRLYFMTFYIVTMVVMTIIVAFILDAFVFRMNYSRKNREPLDDPEDEKGIVFETEVSQTEALQTLDLYKHTLGVTNLSSLQEMCVTLERSGHSSLVFQGRRSRTKSDLSIKMYEEEIQEWYEEYSRTNLQPDEAFHRELDSPEANASNSIN, from the exons ATGGCGGACGGGGACGACGATGTGCCGCTGATTCTGACCTGGGACGAAGCAAGCAGCGGGCTGCTGGAGGAAGATGAGA GAGCACCAGACCCCAGGGCCCAGAATTCTTTGCGGGAGAGTTGGGAAATGAACTACCAGGAAGCAGCAATATACCTGCAG GAAGGAGAGAATAATGACAAGTTTTTCACTCATCCACGAAGTCCCCACGCGCTTAGCGCCTACCTGTTTGCTCACAATCACCTTTTCTATGTGATGGAGCTGCTGACTGCGGTGTTACTCATGCTTCTGTCCCTCTCAGAGGCCCCTGCCGTCCCATTCCTCCGCTTGGACGTCTAT ATTCACGCGACACTGGAGTTATTGGCATTGGCGTTGGTGGCATTTGAGTTGGGCATGAAGCTCCGATGGCTTGGCTTTCGCACGTTTATACAGCATAAAAGGACCATGGTGAAG ACGTGTGTCCTGTTTATTCAGTTCATCGAGGCGATTGTTGTCTTAGTCCGGCAGACATCTCACCTGCGTGTGACGAGAGCCCTGCGGCCGATCTTTTTGGTGGACTGCCGTTACTGTGGAGCCGTTCGCag AAACCTGAGGCAGATATTTCAGTCTCTTCCTCCCTTCATTGATATTCTTCTGCTGTTACTTTTCTTCATGGTCATCTTTGCCATCCTGGGATTTTGCTTGTTCTCAGCCAACCCAGCTGACCCG TATTTTAGCACACTTGAGAACAGCATTGTGAGTCTGTTCGTCCTTCTGACCACTGCAAA TTTTCCAGATGTGATGATGCCAGCATATTCAAAGAATCGTTggtcatgcattttttttattgtgtatcTGTCCATCGAGCTCTACTTCATCATGAATCTG CTCCTGGCGGTAGTTTTTGACACCTTTAATGGAGTCGAGAAGATGAAATTCAAATCTCTGCTTTTACACAAGCGATCCGCCATCGAGCACGCCTTCCAGCTGCTGGTTAGTCGGCAG AGACCAGATGGAGTGTCTTTGAAGCAGTTTGATGGACTGATGCGATTCTATCGTCCACGAATGATAGCACGGGATCGTTTTCTCACCTTCAAAGCCCTCAACTATTCAGGCGCAACCATGCtgag TCTCCAGGAATTTTATAAGTTTTATGAAGTGATTGGGCTCAAATGGAAG gcTCGACGCAGTGGGGAGTACTGGTTTGATGATCTTCCTCGCACAGCATTCCTCATTTTTAAAG GAATCAATTTACTTGTGAAATCCAAAGCTTTTCAATATGCAATGT ATCTGGTAGTAGCAATTAATGGCATCTGGATTCTAGTGGAGACAAACATGTTAAATG ATGGTGTCTCATGGACTCATGTTGTCCCCTGGAGCTACATTGTTTTCCTCACAA TTTATGGAATTGAGGTCTTGTTGAAGATCACAGGCCTTGGTCCAATGACATATTTCAGCTCAGGATGGAACCT CTTTGATTTCTCAGTAACAGTATTTGCCTTTCTGGGATTGATTGCTCTGGCCTTTGACATGGAGCCGTTCTACTTCATTGTGGTTTTGAGACCTCTTCAGCTCCTCCG attgtttaaaattaaacagCGCTATCGGAACGTTCTGGACACAATGTTTGAACTGTTCCCGCGTATGGCCAG tCTAGGTCTGACTCTGATTATCTTCTATTATTCTTTTGCCATCGTTGGAATGGAGTTTTTTGCTGGGGTTGTTTATCCGAACTGCTGCAG CAATAGCACAGTTGCTGACTCGTATCGCCAGATAAATGTGACCATTGGCAACCGAACAGTGCTAGAAGAGGGATATTACTATCTCAATAACTTCAATAACATCCTAAGCAGCTTTG TCACTCTTTTTGAGCTAACAGTGGTGAACAACTGGTACATCACTATG GAAGGTGTGACATCAGAAACTACTCACTGGACTCGCCTTTATTTCATGACCTTTTACATTGTCACCATG GTTGTCATGACGATAATCGTAGCCTTCATACTGGATGCATTTGTCTTCAGGATGAACTACAGTCGGAAGAATAGAGAGCCACTAGACGACCCAGAAG aTGAAAAGGGGATTGTATTTGAGACAGAGGTGTCCCAGACTGAAGCTCTACAGACTCTGGACTTGTATAAACACACACTGGGCGTCACCAACCTAAGCTCACTGCAGGAAATGTGTGTGACTCTGGAGCGGAGCGGG CACTCCTCATTAGTATTTCAGGGTCGAAGGTCACGTACCAAGAGTGACCTCAGCATAAAGATGTACGAGGAGGAGATTCAG GAATGGTACGAGGAATATTCCAGAACAAATCTTCAGCCTGACGAGGCATTCCACAGAGAACTGGACAGCCCTGAAGCCAATGCCTCAAACAGCATTAACTAA